A window of Streptomyces marispadix contains these coding sequences:
- a CDS encoding STAS domain-containing protein codes for MDRGMPGSTSRGRLTVDVRHQGGSAVVTPEGELDHHTADLLSDALEQAIAAGGSRLVVDCAGLEFCDSTGLNVLLGARLKAEAAGGGVHLAGMLPVVARVFEITGAGAVFTLHDDLDAALADVAEA; via the coding sequence ATGGACCGCGGGATGCCCGGCAGCACGAGCCGGGGTCGGCTGACGGTCGACGTACGGCACCAGGGGGGCAGTGCCGTCGTGACGCCCGAGGGTGAGCTGGACCACCACACCGCGGATCTGCTCAGCGACGCGCTGGAGCAGGCGATCGCGGCCGGCGGCAGCCGCCTGGTGGTGGACTGCGCGGGGCTGGAGTTCTGCGACTCAACGGGGCTCAACGTCCTGCTCGGGGCGCGGCTCAAGGCCGAGGCCGCCGGAGGAGGCGTCCATCTGGCGGGCATGCTGCCCGTCGTCGCCCGGGTCTTCGAGATCACGGGCGCGGGCGCCGTGTTCACCCTCCACGACGACCTCGACGCGGCGCTCGCCGATGTGGCGGAGGCGTGA